The region CCGAGTTCGTGCCCGATCACCGACACCGAGCGCGTGAAGCCCACGAACACCTCTCCGTCGCCGTCGCCGAACACCATGCGAGAGCCATCCCAGAAGGCGTTGTCGTAGTCTTCGCCGTAGTGCACGGTGGCGTTCAACGGCGCTCCCGCACCGTCGAGCGAATCGCGCTCGAACGCCTCGAGCAGCATGCGGAACGTGGCACCGAGCCCGTCGAAGGCCTCGTTGACGGTCGCGTCGGCGACCGGCTCATCGTCTTCGGCGCGCACGATCAGGCCGGGCAGAGTCTCGGTGTTCTGCGCGTCGAAGATCGTGCGGGTGGGGGCCGAGGTGACCTCGGCGACCAGCGCCCCGCTCTCATCGATCGACAACTCAAGCGCCGAATGGAACGCCGGGCGGCCGGCGATCAGCGTCTGCCGCGCCGCCTCAGCGGCCTTCGGATAGCGCTCGGATCTCGCCAGGCGCGCCAGCAGATAACCCGGCACGATGCCCTGGTGGATGGACGTGTACGCAGCTTCTCCGGTGCTCATGTGCCGACCCTACGCCGGGGCGCGGACAACGCCCAGGGGGTCACAGGTGGGCCGCGTAGAATCGGCCCAATGACCGATGCCCCTTCGCTGCCCGCCTCCGGCATCGACCCCGACGACCTCGCGACCACCCTGCGCGTGCTCGCCTCGCTCGATGAGGTCGACCAGCAGCATCCGGACTATCTCGCCGTCCGCCGCGCCACCGCGAACATGTTCAAGGCGGTCAAGCGCGCACGTCGCAAGGAGATCCGCGACGCCATCGCCGAGGCGGACAAGGCCGTCGTCGCACGAACGGCCACCGGCGCTCCCGACCGCATCGATGACGAGACCCGAGGGCTCGACCTCGCATCCAGCGTCGTCGACGCACCCATCGCCGGCGAGCTGCTCAAGCCGCGCAACTGCTACATCTGCAAGCAGCCCTACACGCTCGTCGACGCGTTCTACCACCAGCTGTGCCCCGAATGCGCGCGGTTCAGTCACGGCAAGCGCAACGCGCGCACCGACCTGACCGGCAAGCGCGCCCTGCTCACCGGCGGTCGCGCGAAGATCGGCATGCACATCGCGCTGCGCCTGCTGCGCGACGGTGCGCACCTGACCATCACGACCCGCTTTCCGCGCGACGCCGTCCGCCGGTTCTCGTCGCTGCCCGACGCCTCCGACTGGCTGCACAGGCTTCGCGTCGTCGGCATCGACCTGCGCGACCCCGCGCAGGTGATCGGACTCGCCGATTCGGTCGCGGCCCAGGGGCCGCTCGACATCCTCATCAACAACGCGGCCCAGACCGTGCGGCGCTCGCCCGGTGCGTATTCGCTGCTGGCGGATGCCGAGCTGCAGCCCCTTCCCGACGGCCCGCTGCCCGAGATGGAGACCTTCGGGCACACCGCCGACCCGCACCCTCAGGCGCTGCAGGCCTCGGTCGACGCGCACCCTCTGCTGTCGGTCGCGGCCCTCGGCGGAACGGTCGCCGAGCAGGGCGGTCAGGCGCTCACGGCAGAGGACCTCGCTCGTCTCGCCATGGCGCCAGGATCGTCGTCGCTGGTGAAGCACGCCGACGGCACGGCGATCGACGCCGGCGGACTGGTGCCGGACGTGAACCGCGTGAACAGCTGGGTGCAGTCGATCGATCAGGTCGACCCGCTCGAGATGCTCGAGGTGCAGCTGTGCAACACCACGGCCCCCTTCCTGCTGATCAGCCGGCTGCGGGCGTCGATGGCGGCGTCGACCGCGCGCCGCAAGTACATCGTCAACGTGTCGGCGATGGAGGGACAGTTCTCCCGCCGGTACAAGGGGCCTGGGCACCCGCACACCAACATGGCCAAGGCCGCACTGAACATGCTCACCCGCACGAGCGCCGGCGAGATGCTCGAGACCGACGGCATCCTCATGACCGCGGTCGACACCGGGTGGATCACCGACGAGCGCCCGCACTTCACCAAGGTGCGACTGGCCGAAGAGGGCTTCCACGCCCCGCTCGACCTCGTCGACGGCGCCGCCCGCGTGTACGACCCGATCGTGCAGGGCGAGGCGGGCGTCGACCTGCAGGGCGTGTTCCTGAAGGACTACCAGCCGAGCCCCTGGTGAGCTGGGCTGCGGCCGGGGCCGCGCTGCGCTCCGACGAGTCAGGCTGAAGGCCGCGGCAGCCACACGGTCACGTTGAGCCCGCCCGCGTCGCGAGGCGTGAGCACCAGTGTGCCGCCGTGCGCCTGCGCGATGCGCTGAGCGATCGCGAGACCCAGCCCCACGCCCACGTGATCCTGGTCGCGCTCGCGCTCGGCGCCGCGCTGGAACGGCTCGGCGAGCGTCGGTACGAGATCGGGGGCGAGCACCTCGCCGGTGTTCTCGACGACGAGCGCGACTCCCTGCGGCCGCACATGCGTGCGCACTCCGACGACCCCGCCGGATGCCAGATTGTGCACGATCGCGTTGTGCACGAGATTCATGATCAGCTGCTGCAGCAGCGCGGCCGATCCGAGGGCGTGCGCGGCCTGGCCCCCGACCTCCAGAGAGACCGCGCGGCGATCGGCGAGCGGCGCCAGCGTCTCGACCGCCTCCTCAGCCAGCAGCGACAGGTCGACCGGCTCGCTGGCGAACGCCCGCCGGTCGGCGCGGCTGAGGAGGAGGAGCGCCTCGGTGAGATCGATCGCCCTGGCGTTCACCTCGGTCAGACGGTCGATCAGGGCATCCGGATCCCGATGCGGATCGGCGCGGGCGACCTCGAGCAGCGCCTGCGAGATCGCGAGCGGGGTGCGCAGCTCGTGCGAGGCGTTCGCCGCGAACCGCTTCTGCTCGGCCATGTTGGCCTCGAGCCTCTCGAGCATGCCGTCGAACACGTCGGCCAGATCGCGGAACTCGTCACCGCGACCCTCCATCGCGATCCGGTGCGACAGCGACCCCTCGGCGGCGAGGCGCGCGGCTCTGCCGATGCGGTCGAGCGGCGCGAGCATTCGCCCCGCCAGCAGCCATCCGCCACCCACGCCGATCAGAAGCAGCACGACCAGCGCGACCACCACCGCGGGAGTGAACGCGCGCACCAGATCCGACCGGTTCGGCACGAACCGGTCGGCGATGATCGCGCCGTCTGGCACGTATCGCAGCAGCCAGGCCGCCACCACCGTCAGCAGCACCGCGCCGGACACCACGACGATCGCGGCGTAGCTCAGCGTCAGCTTCCACCGGGCACTGAGGCCCCTCGGCCTAGGCATCCGCGTCGATCCGGTAGCCGACGCCGGGCACGGTCAGGATCAGCCACGGCTCGCCCAGGCGCTTGCGCAGCGACGAGACCGTGATGCGCACCGCGTTCGTGAACGGGTCGGCGTTCTCGTCCCACGCCCGTTCGAGCAGCTCCTCGGCGCTGACCACGCCGCCGCCCGCGTCGACGAGCACCTCGAGAACCGCGAACTGCTTGCGGGTGAGTGCGACGTAGCGGTCGTCGCGGAACACCTCGCGCCGGAACGGATCGAGCCGCAGCCCCGCCAGCTCGCGCACCGGCGGCCGTGCATGCTGCCGCCTCCGGTCGAGCGCGCGCAGCCGCAGCACCAGCTCACGCAGCTCGAACGGCTTGGTGAGGTAGTCGTCGGCACCGATCTCGAAACCCGACGCCTTATCGTCGAGTCGGTCGGCAGCGGTGAGCATGATGATCGGGATGCCGCTTCCCCCCGCCACGATCGAGCGGGCGACGTCATCGCCCGAGGGACCGGGGATGTCGCGGTCGAGCACGGCGATGTCGTAGGCGTTGATGCTGAGCAGCTCGAGCGCCGTGTCGCCGTCGCCGGCGATGTCGGAGGCGATCGCCTCTAGCCGCAGAGCGTCTCGGACGGCTTCGGCGAGGTAGGGCTCGTCCTCGACGATCAGCACGCGCATGAGAAGGATCCTACGCAGGCGGGCATATCGGGAACATATCGAGAACCGCATACGGCGTGGCAACGCGCGCACGAGTCGACTGGATGCCATGACCACAGCTCAGGCATCCGGATCCGGCCGCAGTGCGGCACTCATCGCGACGCTCGTCGTCGCCGCTGCGGCGCTGGTGTTCGTTCTG is a window of Microbacterium esteraromaticum DNA encoding:
- a CDS encoding SDR family NAD(P)-dependent oxidoreductase, with amino-acid sequence MTDAPSLPASGIDPDDLATTLRVLASLDEVDQQHPDYLAVRRATANMFKAVKRARRKEIRDAIAEADKAVVARTATGAPDRIDDETRGLDLASSVVDAPIAGELLKPRNCYICKQPYTLVDAFYHQLCPECARFSHGKRNARTDLTGKRALLTGGRAKIGMHIALRLLRDGAHLTITTRFPRDAVRRFSSLPDASDWLHRLRVVGIDLRDPAQVIGLADSVAAQGPLDILINNAAQTVRRSPGAYSLLADAELQPLPDGPLPEMETFGHTADPHPQALQASVDAHPLLSVAALGGTVAEQGGQALTAEDLARLAMAPGSSSLVKHADGTAIDAGGLVPDVNRVNSWVQSIDQVDPLEMLEVQLCNTTAPFLLISRLRASMAASTARRKYIVNVSAMEGQFSRRYKGPGHPHTNMAKAALNMLTRTSAGEMLETDGILMTAVDTGWITDERPHFTKVRLAEEGFHAPLDLVDGAARVYDPIVQGEAGVDLQGVFLKDYQPSPW
- a CDS encoding sensor histidine kinase; this translates as MPRPRGLSARWKLTLSYAAIVVVSGAVLLTVVAAWLLRYVPDGAIIADRFVPNRSDLVRAFTPAVVVALVVLLLIGVGGGWLLAGRMLAPLDRIGRAARLAAEGSLSHRIAMEGRGDEFRDLADVFDGMLERLEANMAEQKRFAANASHELRTPLAISQALLEVARADPHRDPDALIDRLTEVNARAIDLTEALLLLSRADRRAFASEPVDLSLLAEEAVETLAPLADRRAVSLEVGGQAAHALGSAALLQQLIMNLVHNAIVHNLASGGVVGVRTHVRPQGVALVVENTGEVLAPDLVPTLAEPFQRGAERERDQDHVGVGLGLAIAQRIAQAHGGTLVLTPRDAGGLNVTVWLPRPSA
- a CDS encoding response regulator transcription factor, producing the protein MRVLIVEDEPYLAEAVRDALRLEAIASDIAGDGDTALELLSINAYDIAVLDRDIPGPSGDDVARSIVAGGSGIPIIMLTAADRLDDKASGFEIGADDYLTKPFELRELVLRLRALDRRRQHARPPVRELAGLRLDPFRREVFRDDRYVALTRKQFAVLEVLVDAGGGVVSAEELLERAWDENADPFTNAVRITVSSLRKRLGEPWLILTVPGVGYRIDADA